The following proteins come from a genomic window of Mycobacterium sp. DL:
- a CDS encoding primary-amine oxidase, with translation MSQPDDSQSVDFPLDPLSADEFRAVAAMLQREYGVRAAPSSGADLGWRYASIELIEPSKAELAAFEGGGARPPRRAEAICFNRTDNATYKSVLSLTDDRVEAFEHIPGVQANFTVDEFLECDQLLRSHPDVLAALRSRGITDIDMVFFDTWTYGDAVAPPEFRDRRIGWSDSWVKAAPGANPYARLVSGLHCVVDVNAMELLRIEDGGPFATGEATVPEVMGEYVPGHIPERIRAATDREPLKPLHITQPDGPSFTVEGNLVRWQNWSLRVGFNHREGMTLHSVRYRDGDRDRSIAHRMSFAEMIVPYRDPSPDHYRRTAFDIGEWGLGFMTTSLALGCDCLGEIRYLDAVLHNSKGEPYTITNAICIHEEDNAVLWKHVDHDIGAEVRRMRRLTLSFHVTVANYEYLVYWRLYQDGNIECEVRATGIMVTTPLPAGAPNPNGTLVDERTYAPFHQHFLVARLDMDIDGSDNTVVMSESYAEPIGPDNPHGLSLVVANTPLRTEGEAKQDVNFATQRAWKVVNPNVVTGIGAHPAYKLVPSGAIPPMFEPGSPVLERASVIGHTLWVTPNEPDERWPAGEFVNQSSRDTGLARWTSADRAIENTDVVMWYVFGIHHITRPEDWPVMPVDVVSFWLKPFGFFDRNPALDVMGAPPDACHTPSTSAHH, from the coding sequence GTGTCGCAGCCCGATGATTCGCAGTCCGTCGACTTCCCCCTCGACCCGCTCAGTGCCGACGAGTTCCGAGCGGTTGCTGCGATGCTGCAGCGTGAGTACGGCGTCCGCGCCGCCCCCTCGTCAGGCGCCGATCTGGGTTGGCGTTATGCGTCGATCGAACTCATCGAACCCTCCAAGGCGGAATTGGCCGCGTTCGAGGGCGGGGGGGCCAGGCCACCCCGCCGCGCAGAGGCCATCTGCTTCAACCGCACCGACAACGCCACCTACAAGAGCGTGCTGTCGCTGACCGACGACCGCGTCGAAGCCTTCGAGCACATCCCCGGAGTGCAGGCGAACTTCACCGTCGACGAGTTCCTCGAGTGTGATCAACTGCTGAGGTCACATCCAGACGTCCTCGCAGCGTTGCGCAGTCGTGGAATCACCGACATCGACATGGTGTTCTTCGACACCTGGACCTACGGCGATGCTGTCGCGCCACCGGAGTTTCGGGACCGCCGCATCGGCTGGTCGGACAGTTGGGTGAAGGCGGCACCTGGAGCCAACCCCTATGCCCGACTGGTCAGCGGCCTGCACTGCGTCGTCGACGTGAACGCGATGGAGTTGTTGCGAATCGAGGACGGTGGCCCGTTCGCCACGGGGGAGGCGACGGTTCCCGAGGTGATGGGGGAGTACGTTCCCGGCCACATCCCCGAGCGGATTCGCGCGGCGACTGATCGCGAACCCCTCAAACCTCTGCACATCACCCAACCCGATGGTCCCTCGTTCACCGTCGAGGGCAACCTGGTGCGCTGGCAGAACTGGTCGCTGCGTGTCGGGTTCAACCATCGCGAAGGCATGACGCTGCACTCGGTGCGCTACCGCGACGGCGACCGCGACCGGTCGATCGCGCACCGGATGTCGTTCGCGGAGATGATCGTTCCCTACCGCGACCCGTCACCGGACCACTACCGGCGCACCGCCTTCGACATCGGAGAGTGGGGGTTGGGGTTCATGACGACCTCCCTGGCGTTGGGCTGCGACTGTCTGGGGGAGATCCGCTATCTCGACGCGGTCCTGCACAACAGCAAGGGTGAGCCGTACACCATCACCAATGCCATCTGCATTCACGAGGAAGACAACGCCGTGCTGTGGAAGCACGTCGACCACGACATCGGCGCCGAGGTGCGCAGGATGCGTCGCCTCACGCTGTCGTTCCACGTCACCGTCGCCAACTACGAATACCTGGTCTATTGGCGGCTCTACCAGGACGGCAACATCGAGTGTGAGGTCCGTGCGACGGGCATCATGGTGACCACTCCGCTGCCTGCGGGCGCGCCCAACCCCAACGGCACCCTGGTCGACGAACGCACCTACGCGCCGTTCCATCAGCACTTCCTCGTCGCCCGGCTGGACATGGACATCGACGGCAGCGACAACACCGTGGTCATGTCCGAGTCCTATGCCGAGCCGATCGGCCCCGACAACCCGCACGGGCTGTCGCTGGTGGTGGCCAACACTCCGTTGCGCACCGAGGGCGAGGCCAAGCAGGACGTGAACTTCGCGACACAGCGGGCCTGGAAGGTGGTCAACCCCAATGTGGTGACCGGCATCGGCGCCCATCCGGCGTACAAGCTCGTCCCCAGTGGTGCCATCCCGCCGATGTTCGAACCCGGCTCGCCGGTGCTCGAACGCGCCAGTGTCATCGGCCACACACTCTGGGTCACTCCGAATGAGCCCGACGAGCGTTGGCCTGCAGGGGAATTCGTCAACCAGTCATCCCGGGACACCGGGTTGGCGCGGTGGACGTCTGCCGACCGCGCGATCGAGAACACCGATGTCGTGATGTGGTACGTGTTCGGAATCCACCACATCACCAGGCCAGAGGACTGGCCGGTGATGCCCGTCGATGTGGTGTCGTTCTGGCTCAAACCGTTCGGGTTCTTCGACCGCAACCCTGCACTGGACGTGATGGGCGCACCGCCGGACGCCTGCCACACCCCGAGCACCAGCGCTCACCACTGA
- a CDS encoding carboxylesterase/lipase family protein: MHQQTVRVKIASGTIEGFTRDGVNRWRSIPYAKAPVGPLRYRAPQPVQPWPGVRYCHGFGHCAPQQRMYTLLAPGKYQPMSEDCLTLNVVQPEEPQQDPLPVMVFIHGGGYMLGSSATPIYDGASLARRGCVYVSVNYRLGALGCLELSSLSTPEITIDDNLFLRDLVMALRWVRENIAVFGGDPDNVTIFGESAGAHAVATLLATPAAKGLFAQAISESPPTGMVRSADVAAEYATRFARQLDASEQDAAHTLLAARPADLVNALERLIIEGQRDMLGAFAIGPTSQTDYLPMDPVDAMRSGKAHPVPLIVGTNADEGRLFTRFLKLLPTNEPAIERLLAHADPADRERITAAYPGYPAAAACVRLGADFIFGSAVWQIAQAHSRHAPTHVYRFDFATRALQIAGMGATHATELLAVFDVYRSRFGMLLTAGVDSRAARKVSDDVQSRWLAFADGGVPGADWPQYTSDERAVMVLDRRRRVEFDPHSHRRLAWEGFSLASR, encoded by the coding sequence ATGCACCAGCAAACCGTCCGGGTGAAGATCGCCTCGGGCACGATCGAGGGCTTCACGCGGGACGGCGTGAACAGGTGGCGGTCGATTCCCTACGCCAAGGCACCGGTGGGACCGTTGCGCTACCGGGCACCCCAGCCGGTACAGCCGTGGCCGGGAGTCCGGTACTGCCACGGGTTCGGCCATTGCGCACCCCAGCAGCGGATGTACACCCTCCTCGCGCCCGGGAAGTACCAGCCGATGAGCGAGGACTGCCTCACGCTCAACGTCGTCCAACCGGAAGAACCGCAGCAGGACCCGCTTCCCGTGATGGTGTTCATCCACGGCGGTGGCTACATGTTGGGCAGCTCGGCGACACCGATCTACGACGGTGCGTCCCTGGCTCGCAGGGGCTGCGTCTACGTTTCGGTCAACTACCGTCTCGGGGCCCTGGGATGCCTGGAGCTGTCCTCGCTGTCCACCCCCGAGATCACCATCGACGACAATCTGTTCCTGCGCGATCTTGTGATGGCACTGCGCTGGGTCCGGGAGAACATCGCGGTCTTCGGCGGTGATCCGGACAATGTGACGATCTTCGGTGAGAGTGCCGGCGCCCATGCCGTGGCCACCCTGCTCGCCACTCCGGCAGCCAAAGGCCTTTTTGCCCAAGCGATCTCAGAGAGCCCGCCCACCGGAATGGTCCGCAGCGCCGACGTGGCCGCGGAGTACGCCACCAGGTTCGCCCGACAACTCGACGCGAGCGAGCAGGACGCCGCGCACACACTCCTGGCGGCGCGACCCGCGGATCTGGTGAACGCTCTCGAGCGGCTCATCATCGAAGGGCAGCGGGATATGCTGGGCGCATTCGCGATCGGGCCCACGTCCCAGACCGACTATCTGCCAATGGATCCCGTCGACGCGATGCGCAGCGGCAAGGCGCATCCGGTGCCGCTCATCGTGGGGACCAACGCCGATGAGGGCCGGCTGTTCACGCGCTTCCTCAAGCTGCTTCCCACCAACGAACCGGCCATCGAACGCCTGCTGGCGCACGCCGATCCCGCCGACCGCGAGCGGATCACCGCCGCCTATCCCGGCTACCCGGCGGCTGCGGCATGCGTGCGGCTCGGGGCGGACTTCATCTTCGGTTCGGCCGTCTGGCAGATCGCCCAGGCCCACAGCAGGCATGCGCCGACCCACGTCTACCGCTTCGACTTCGCGACCAGGGCACTGCAGATCGCGGGCATGGGCGCCACCCACGCCACCGAGTTGCTGGCGGTTTTCGACGTCTACCGCTCCCGGTTCGGGATGCTGCTGACCGCAGGGGTGGACTCGAGGGCCGCGCGCAAGGTCAGCGACGATGTCCAGTCCCGTTGGCTGGCGTTCGCCGACGGCGGCGTACCCGGCGCGGACTGGCCGCAGTACACCAGCGACGAGCGTGCGGTGATGGTCTTGGACCGGCGGCGTCGGGTGGAGTTCGACCCGCACTCCCATCGGCGACTGGCGTGGGAAGGGTTCTCTCTGGCCTCCCGGTGA